From a single Papilio machaon chromosome 19, ilPapMach1.1, whole genome shotgun sequence genomic region:
- the LOC106715260 gene encoding translation machinery-associated protein 7 homolog, whose product MSGREGGKKKPLKAPKKEQRELDDDDLAHKQKLKEQQKALQEAKAKATQKGPLTQGGIKKSGKK is encoded by the exons ATGTCCGGTCGGGAAGGTGGTAAAAAGAAGCCACTGAAGGCTCCAAAGAAAGAGCAAAGGGAAttagatgatgatgatcttgCACATAAACAGAAGTTAAAAGAACAACAGAAGGCTTTACAG GAAGCTAAGGCCAAAGCAACACAGAAAGGGCCATTAACTCAAGGTGGAATAAAGAAATCGGGCAAAAAATGA